In one Nocardioides luteus genomic region, the following are encoded:
- a CDS encoding trans-sulfuration enzyme family protein, with the protein MDHKPATIAVHAGRPAHEPDQPLNVPITMASTYVAGGDKEYGRYTNDAWVAFEEALGRLEGGRALSFASGLAAVATLLDLVNDSVVVATEQSYLGTIGQLADLEARGRLTARLTDFSDTEAVVKLLERLDGEVALVWVETPTNPGMQLADLPAVIAAAHKAGARVVVDNTFATPLLQQPLALGADIVIHSATKFIAGHSDVVMGAVVVSDDALWDVLKARRDLLGAIPGPFEAWLALRGLRTLHLRVERSAANAATLAERLAAHPAVAEVRYPGFGGMLAAVLPTADQADHLTRSTSLWVHATSLGGVESTFERRRRWKTESSTVPEGLVRMSVGIEDVDDLWADLAQALDGLDS; encoded by the coding sequence ATGGATCACAAGCCCGCCACGATCGCCGTCCACGCCGGGCGGCCGGCCCACGAGCCCGACCAGCCGCTCAACGTACCGATCACGATGGCCTCGACCTATGTGGCCGGCGGCGACAAGGAGTACGGGCGCTACACCAACGACGCGTGGGTGGCCTTCGAGGAGGCGCTCGGGCGGCTCGAGGGCGGGCGGGCGCTGTCGTTCGCATCCGGGCTCGCGGCGGTCGCGACGCTGCTGGACCTGGTCAACGACTCGGTCGTGGTGGCCACCGAGCAGAGCTACCTGGGGACCATCGGCCAGCTGGCCGACCTCGAGGCCCGCGGCCGGCTGACCGCTCGCCTCACCGACTTCTCCGACACCGAGGCGGTCGTGAAGCTGCTCGAGCGGCTCGACGGCGAGGTCGCGCTGGTCTGGGTCGAGACGCCGACCAACCCGGGCATGCAGCTCGCCGACCTGCCGGCGGTCATCGCCGCGGCCCACAAGGCGGGCGCGCGGGTCGTGGTCGACAACACCTTCGCCACTCCCCTGCTCCAGCAGCCCCTCGCGCTCGGCGCGGACATCGTCATCCACTCCGCCACGAAGTTCATCGCCGGTCACTCCGATGTCGTGATGGGCGCGGTCGTGGTCTCCGACGACGCGCTGTGGGACGTGCTCAAGGCCCGCCGCGACCTCCTCGGCGCGATCCCGGGCCCGTTCGAGGCCTGGCTGGCGCTGCGCGGCCTGCGTACGCTGCACCTGCGCGTCGAGCGCTCCGCCGCCAACGCGGCGACCCTCGCCGAGCGCCTGGCAGCCCACCCGGCCGTCGCGGAGGTCCGCTACCCCGGCTTCGGCGGCATGCTGGCCGCTGTCCTCCCGACCGCGGACCAGGCCGACCACCTCACCCGCTCCACCTCGCTGTGGGTCCACGCGACCTCGCTCGGCGGGGTCGAGTCCACCTTCGAGCGCCGACGCCGCTGGAAGACCGAGTCGTCGACGGTGCCCGAAGGGCTGGTGCGGATGTCGGTCGGGATCGAGGACGTCGACGACCTGTGGGCCGATCTTGCCCAGGCGCTGGACGGTCTCGACAGCTAG
- the ggt gene encoding gamma-glutamyltransferase, which produces MLGRRSAVVATLTGGALALATLVPYAGATAAPEERLTPPPKVPTAVGYGGAVASVDADASRIGLEVLRKGGNATDAAIATAAALGVTEPYSAGIGGGGFFVHYSARTGKVETIDGREKAPAAMPRDAFIDPETGKEYPFFPDMVTSGASVGVPGTPLTWDKALRKWGTRSLAQTLEPAARLARRGFVVDQTFRQQTVDNAERFAAIESTAELFLPGGSAPEVGSRFRNPDIAATYDLLGRKGVKAFYRGPLAAEIAATVAEPPKTDDTDLPVPPGWVTTEDLAAYTAPGREPTHSTYRDLDVYGMAPPSSGGTTVGEALNILERYELAGMSATQAYHHLIESSAIAFADRGAYLGDPDHVDVPVAALLDDAFAAERACGIDPAAARPKPVAAGDVDDYDGVCDDPAGTGETAKDTENLETTNLTVVDRWGDVVEYTLTIEQTGGSGITVPGRGFILNNELTDFSTTYRPDDPNRIEPNKRPRSSMSPTIVLSEGRPVLAVGSPGGSTIITTVLQILIERYARDRTLPEAMAAPRVSQRNAANTGAEPAFIETYGGPLTSLGHRLASTAELGAATAIEIGPDGLLTSTAEPWRRGGGSALVVSPVDPED; this is translated from the coding sequence ATGCTCGGACGCCGCTCTGCAGTCGTTGCCACACTGACCGGGGGCGCGCTCGCGCTGGCCACCCTGGTCCCGTACGCAGGGGCGACCGCCGCCCCGGAGGAGCGGCTCACGCCACCGCCGAAGGTGCCCACCGCGGTGGGCTACGGCGGCGCGGTGGCGAGCGTCGACGCCGATGCCAGCCGGATCGGGCTCGAGGTGCTGCGCAAGGGCGGCAACGCGACCGACGCGGCGATCGCGACGGCGGCCGCGCTCGGGGTCACCGAGCCCTACTCGGCCGGGATCGGCGGAGGCGGCTTCTTCGTGCACTACTCCGCGCGCACCGGGAAGGTCGAGACCATCGACGGACGGGAGAAGGCGCCGGCCGCGATGCCGCGCGACGCGTTCATCGATCCGGAGACCGGGAAGGAGTACCCGTTCTTCCCCGACATGGTCACCAGCGGCGCCTCCGTCGGGGTTCCCGGCACCCCGCTGACCTGGGACAAGGCGCTGAGGAAGTGGGGCACGCGCTCGCTCGCACAGACGCTCGAACCGGCCGCACGGCTGGCTCGCCGAGGCTTCGTCGTGGACCAGACCTTCCGGCAGCAGACCGTCGACAACGCGGAACGTTTCGCAGCGATCGAATCCACCGCGGAACTGTTCCTTCCCGGAGGATCAGCCCCCGAGGTCGGCAGCCGGTTCCGCAACCCCGACATCGCCGCGACCTACGACCTGCTCGGACGCAAGGGCGTGAAGGCCTTCTACCGCGGCCCGCTCGCGGCGGAGATCGCCGCGACCGTGGCCGAGCCGCCGAAGACCGACGACACCGACCTGCCGGTCCCGCCCGGCTGGGTCACCACGGAGGACCTGGCGGCCTACACCGCCCCCGGCCGCGAGCCGACCCACTCGACCTACCGTGATCTGGACGTCTACGGGATGGCACCGCCGTCCTCCGGCGGCACGACGGTGGGGGAGGCGCTCAACATCCTCGAGCGCTACGAGCTGGCCGGGATGAGCGCCACCCAGGCCTACCACCACCTGATCGAGTCGAGCGCGATCGCCTTCGCCGACCGCGGCGCCTACCTGGGCGACCCCGACCACGTCGACGTGCCCGTCGCGGCGCTCCTCGACGACGCCTTCGCCGCCGAGCGGGCCTGCGGCATCGATCCCGCGGCAGCCCGGCCGAAGCCGGTGGCGGCGGGAGACGTCGACGACTACGACGGCGTCTGCGACGATCCGGCCGGCACCGGCGAGACCGCCAAGGACACCGAGAACCTGGAGACCACCAACCTGACCGTGGTCGACCGCTGGGGCGACGTCGTCGAATACACCCTGACCATCGAGCAGACCGGAGGATCCGGGATCACCGTTCCCGGCCGCGGCTTCATCCTCAACAACGAGCTCACCGACTTCTCGACCACCTACCGGCCCGACGACCCCAACCGGATCGAGCCCAACAAGCGTCCCCGCAGCTCGATGTCGCCCACGATCGTGCTCTCCGAAGGCCGCCCCGTGCTGGCGGTCGGCTCGCCCGGAGGCTCGACGATCATCACCACCGTGCTCCAGATCCTGATCGAGCGCTACGCCCGCGACCGGACCCTGCCCGAGGCGATGGCGGCGCCGCGGGTCTCCCAGCGCAACGCCGCGAACACCGGCGCCGAGCCGGCGTTCATCGAGACGTACGGCGGGCCGCTGACGTCGCTGGGTCACCGGCTCGCCTCCACGGCAGAGCTCGGCGCGGCCACCGCGATCGAGATCGGCCCCGACGGGCTGCTGACCTCGACGGCCGAGCCCTGGCGTCGAGGAGGCGGGTCCGCGCTGGTGGTCAGCCCGGTGGACCCGGAGGACTAG